A region of the Cryptococcus neoformans var. neoformans B-3501A chromosome 6, whole genome shotgun sequence genome:
GCAGTTTTTCAGCTTTGTCGTAGTTACCGCAACCATGCATCTATGACCATTAATCGATAGGGGTTGGAAATGTTCCCATTTTGAAACAGTATGAAGACTACGATGAAGTGGCACGTGGCACCTGGTATGAAGACGATCCGATGAGCTCATTGTGCGAcatcacttcttcttggatGCTGATATGCGGGCTTGGAGGATACTTCTTGCACACCCGCATTGCATGCAAAGGATGGTTCGTCTCGGTATATACATGTTGCCATGATTTGAGCGGATATAAATAAGTATGCGCCAATCGGCACGATCGGCGGGCTGATTAGAGACTTGTGGAGGGTGTGGATAACTATAAATCTTTTTATGCATAAACCTTGTACATACACCTCGCATTCCTTTCATGCATCACATGGTTCATCTTTATATATAGAATGTTAGGATGATTACCATATAGCCCAAACTACCACTCTGGGCGATTCGGCGTCTATTCAAGCCGTGACCACCGGCGGTTGCACACTAAAATGTCTCAACCGTTAAATGGTGTATCATCCTCCCGAACCTGGTTTTATCTCTGTGCCGCCGGCTGTCGCTGCCCCACATGAACCCCGCAGTGGGTCACCGCACCGTCTGGCCAGTTTCAAGCGGTTAACGGTCTCATGATTAGCCGATATGATTGTTTACGAGTGTTTTTTTGAGAGCGCCCGTTTTTCCCTCCCCATTTTTATATATCTGCCTTGTCCCCCACACTGGGCTTCTCGTTTACCCCCCGATCAACTCTATAGTTCTGTTGTCCCCACACCTATTTTTTCGACGGGAATCACAACCAATATGAGTCAGATGAATTCTGACATCGCCCCGCAAATCGAGGCCAAGTCCTACCATGACGAGACGATTCATGTCGAACAGGCGGACGACGAAATCAAGGCGGACATGATCCAGTTCAAGGCGGATgcggtggaggcggagaaTGCCGAACACTCTATGACGGTATTGGAGGCCGTCAAGGCGTATCCTATGGCTTGCTTCTGGGCCTTTGTTATGTCTTTCACCATTGTAAGCTGTCCTACTTTGCCCTCTGAGGTACGATCAGCTGATTCATGTAGATTATGGAATCCTACGATGTATTCCTCATTGGAAACTTCGTGGCCCTTCCCGCCTTCAGAGACCGGTTCGGTATATTTGACGAAGCGACTGGCGGTTATGTCATAGCGACTAAGTGGCAGTCGGCGCTTCAGATGTCCGGGCAGCTTGGTGCGCTCATTGGCGTTTTCCTTGCAGGTCCCCTCACTAGCCGTATTGGATACCGTTGGGCGACTTTGGTTGGCCTCATGCTCATGAACGCGACCATCTTTGTTTCATTCTTTGCCAACTCGctcccactcttcttcactggTCAGCTCCTTGAAGGCATACCATGGGGCATTTTCATCGCCAATGCCCCTGCATATTGCAGCGAGATTGTCCCCATGCGCTTGCGTGCCCCTGCTACACAGGTCCTGCAAATGTTCTGGGCAATCGGCAGTATCGTCGTCGGTGCTGTCACTTACAGGTACAACACCAGGCCCGACACTGCTGCCTACAAGTATGTATCGTCGTCATCTATGATTTAAGTATGCCATCAGCTGATGGAAGCAGAATACCACTCGCGCTTCAATGGATGTTCCCCACCCCACTCGCTATCCTCATGTTTCTTGCGCCCGAGTCACCTTGGTGGCTTGTCCGAAAGGGACGTCTCGACCAAGCGGCACGCTCGGTAGAACGTCTAGGACGCAAATCGAGGCTCAACGCGGGTGAGGTTGTGGCTATGATGCGACGTGTTATCGACTTGGAGACGTCCACCTCTGCGCCCGGTTACATAGAATTGTTCAGAAAGACAGACCTCCGACGTACCCTCATTGTGTGCGGTATCTATGGAGCACAGAATCTTGCCGGCAACCTTATCGCTAACCAGGCCGTTTACTTCTTTGAGCGTACGTTATGGCTACACCAAGGGGAACTCTTGTGCTAACTCAGAGTAGAGGCCGGCATCAAGACCAACCTTGCGTTTGCTTTGGGCCTTATCACCTCGGCCTTGCAGATGGTCTTCGTTATGGCTTCATGGTTTCTTACAACTTATTTTGGCCGACGTACCCTCTACCTATGGGGCACAGGTGTCAATACCGCCCTGCTTATTGCCCTGGGGGTTGCCGCCTCGTGCGGCACTTCAACTGCGGCTTCGTATGCCCAGGCGAGCTTAggcctcatcatctctgtTTTGTTCACCTTCGCCGCAGCGCCCGTCTCGTGGGTCGTCATTGGAGAAACGTCGGCTATCCGGCTCCGACCCCTCACAACAGGAATCGGGCGAGCTACATATTACATCGTTGAGATACCTTGCATTTTCCGTGAGTCTTCTACACTGATTACCTGCACAGCCGGCTGATGCAGATCAGTCGCTTCGTACATGCTTAATCCCACTGGCGGAAATCGTAAGTGATATTTCCTTCAACCGTTCTTAAACGATACTGACAAGTCGCGCAGTTGGCGGGAAGTGTGGCTATGTGTGGGGTGCGACTGGATTATTTTGCTTCGTCGTCGCGTTCTTTTGCCTGCCTGAGATGAAGGGTCGATCCTACCGCGAGATCGACCTTCTGTTCAAGCGTCACACGCCGGCTCGTAAGTTTGCAACAACGGAAATTGGAGTAGAGGACGATGAGTAGAAAAGACCTAGTTAAGAAGTTGCATTTGGTTTGTATTTACAATGTTTTAAGGGTTATGGGGTTGTGTCAGGGGCGCGTTTACTTTATTAGCTTGATGTATATACCCTACGAGGTACTATACAAAATACTTCCGCTCTCTATCTCCACTCTTACTATTCGCTCAATTTCTGCCATAAGTTCAGCTGTCTTCTCGCCAACATCTGGAAGCGAGCTGTACGGAATACCCGAATTTTCTGTTGGTGGAAGGATCCAGTGCTTCCACTCCACTACCCCCGATGATAATAGATAACAGAATATCGACTTCTTGGTATTGATTCTACGGAATAAATGAATCGGCCCTAGTGCGTTTGTTTGAGACAATCATGCTTAGGCACCGGTAACGTTCGATATTATGCATCTTAGGAGCATTTATATACCAATATATGTACAGGGATCGGTTTGTGAAATGGGATATAGACGTTTTCATCATATCCATATATTGAGCGGAACTAACAAAAACGAGAATTGGATTCGAAGCGAACAGTGGTAAAAGCGCGTGGTGACATGATCTGCTGATGAAGCAGTTCGATACATGTGTTATTTGAAAAAGTGATTGGGCCTCCTGATTGTTTAATAATTTAGACGGAATCAAATGAAGGAAGCAAATTGGGTGTCGGGGACTCGGGGTACCCTCTGGATGGTAGCGGCGGCGGCAGGGACTGTCGTAATAGTGGATATGTGTAAGGATGGATACGCGAGGAAGCCATGATGAGAGATGGGGTTTATGTATCTATATTTGTTGTGTGAAGTGCGGAAGCCGTGTTGAGTTCCGAAAGAACAATAGGTGTGAAGCCGGATGAGATGGGGAGCAAAAAAGAATGATCTCCGTCGAAATGGACTTCGAGTCGGCGGATCCGTCTCATGCAATACTGCTATCATCTCCGATCTGATAACGATAAAGAGTTACGTAAGTTTCAATCCGGGCCAGTTCCGGCTTCCGGCGGAGCCGAAGTAAAGTCACCGAGGCCAGGTGATGGATTATTGATAACCTTCCGTCGAACGAGCGAATGGAGACTTCCCATTTAAATTATTTTTCATACACTTCCCTTTCGACATCTTATTCTCATACATTTATCCTAGCTACGCACAGCACGCACAATGGCACCTTTCACTGTCAATTGGGGTATCATTTCCACCGGAGTCATCTCCACTGTCTTCGCTCACGACCTTCTCGTGGACCCGGCCTCCCGTAATACTAAGGATGTCAACCACAAAATT
Encoded here:
- a CDS encoding hypothetical protein (HMMPfam hit to Sugar_tr, Sugar (and other) transporter, score: 217.6, E(): 2.4e-62), whose protein sequence is MSQMNSDIAPQIEAKSYHDETIHVEQADDEIKADMIQFKADAVEAENAEHSMTVLEAVKAYPMACFWAFVMSFTIIMESYDVFLIGNFVALPAFRDRFGIFDEATGGYVIATKWQSALQMSGQLGALIGVFLAGPLTSRIGYRWATLVGLMLMNATIFVSFFANSLPLFFTGQLLEGIPWGIFIANAPAYCSEIVPMRLRAPATQVLQMFWAIGSIVVGAVTYRYNTRPDTAAYKIPLALQWMFPTPLAILMFLAPESPWWLVRKGRLDQAARSVERLGRKSRLNAGEVVAMMRRVIDLETSTSAPGYIELFRKTDLRRTLIVCGIYGAQNLAGNLIANQAVYFFEQAGIKTNLAFALGLITSALQMVFVMASWFLTTYFGRRTLYLWGTGVNTALLIALGVAASCGTSTAASYAQASLGLIISVLFTFAAAPVSWVVIGETSAIRLRPLTTGIGRATYYIVEIPCIFLASYMLNPTGGNLGGKCGYVWGATGLFCFVVAFFCLPEMKGRSYREIDLLFKRHTPARKFATTEIGVEDDE